cCACCACCACACCTACCACCACAAACCCAGATGCAATCTCCACTCCCACCACTAATTCTGAATCAAAGCCACCACCTTTTAAGTTCCACAGAATCTGGTCTGAGCCTGATGAAATAAGCTTCCTTCAAGGCCTACTCTCTTCATCCTCTCAAGGCCTCTCATTTCCTAAAGACTTGCCCTTTTTTTATGACAGATTCTCCAATTCAATGTCACAACCTTACACAAAATCTCAGCTTTCTGAGAAAATGAGAAGGCTGCGTAAGAAGTTTCGCAGTACGTCTTCGCGCCTTGCGCGTAATGGGTTCAATTATTCATTATTATCGCCTCATGATCGTTCTCTTTTTGATCTCTCTAAACAGCTTTGGAGCCCTGAATTTGCTTCAAGCTCGCCTTTTGGAGGTAATAAGAGTACAggtagtaatagtaatagtaattttGATGGTAATGTGAGTAGTTTTCGTCCTGATAATGTTAAAAGGACGAAACTGGATGAGGATTTGGTGGGTGTTAAAGGTAGTTTTTTGCCGGTTTT
The DNA window shown above is from Populus trichocarpa isolate Nisqually-1 chromosome 4, P.trichocarpa_v4.1, whole genome shotgun sequence and carries:
- the LOC7493540 gene encoding probable transcription factor At5g28040 yields the protein MDSTPVPQHIPFKPSSSSSASKLPIKRKTPDSLHHHHLLSPKLETSSTTTPTTTNPDAISTPTTNSESKPPPFKFHRIWSEPDEISFLQGLLSSSSQGLSFPKDLPFFYDRFSNSMSQPYTKSQLSEKMRRLRKKFRSTSSRLARNGFNYSLLSPHDRSLFDLSKQLWSPEFASSSPFGGNKSTGSNSNSNFDGNVSSFRPDNVKRTKLDEDLVGVKGSFLPVFALPCENVNVSNELNDLESLDLDEFDDGYVVKMREGNVGWEVDKGVSGCGGGCGSVAVKSVAKSVLNVFDECVKEVKKVVLKERLDSSMEGKKEKDFQRRWREQRVAEFDVLALRLRLLLDNSAK